One genomic region from Streptomyces venezuelae encodes:
- a CDS encoding ATP-binding protein — protein MAGLEGREQPWQRGSAAAPRWSPTVDEEQVPDVLELYGNPAEEDVRLPSRPESAWVARRLTQGVVQRQWGLGPQIAEHAVLLVSELVGNAVRHTGARSFALRLHRRRGSIRIEVRDPSRGLPCLMPVGELDISGRGLMLVDKLSDRWGVDLGPRGKTTWFEMRVADRT, from the coding sequence ATGGCGGGCCTGGAGGGTAGGGAACAACCGTGGCAGCGCGGCAGCGCCGCCGCCCCACGGTGGTCACCGACCGTGGATGAGGAACAGGTCCCCGACGTACTGGAGTTGTACGGCAATCCGGCGGAGGAGGACGTGCGGCTGCCGTCCCGCCCCGAGTCGGCCTGGGTGGCCCGCCGGCTCACCCAGGGCGTGGTCCAGCGCCAGTGGGGGCTCGGCCCGCAGATCGCCGAGCACGCGGTGCTGCTGGTCTCGGAGCTCGTCGGCAACGCCGTCCGGCACACCGGAGCCCGGTCCTTCGCGCTGCGGCTGCACCGGCGGCGCGGCTCGATCCGGATCGAGGTCCGTGACCCCTCGCGCGGGCTGCCCTGTCTGATGCCCGTGGGCGAGCTCGACATCAGCGGCCGGGGGCTCATGCTCGTCGACAAGCTCTCCGACCGCTGGGGTGTGGACCTCGGGCCGCGCGGCAAGACGACCTGGTTCGAGATGAGGGTCGCCGACCGCACCTGA